The window TCCAAGCAAAATTTGtagcgtacccgtgattgcaacaaataataattatagcgagttagtcgtaataagcaacttTAAtgattttaagcatacaatgattctaatgaccatttttaattaccttaaatatttttaaacatcaaactttaGCTATAACATTATTAAGTCAAGGTTTAAGACCGTTTTAATAGAAAAATAGTCATTTTGACCAAAACGTACGAAATAAGGAAAATCAAAGACTAGGTTCCAATTTTATTCTCAAGTCAATGGCATTCCCTTTTACGCTAATTTCCAagtaatcctaagttttaaaaaaaatttaactaTAGGAAAATCCTAGGCCTAATTGTGTATAGTTTTATCAAAATTTCACTTTTCAATCAAATACtcctaaattgttccaaaactagtTTCTAAATATTCTATATGAATCACTAAGCCTATATGAGCAAGCAAAACAAAAATTTTCCAAATATTTCATcaatttcaaatctaaaacctaaactaacgaatcgagagctaaaaactaaccaaaatgcctcaatcgaacctaaaaactaacatatatcaatcacattatctaactaagcatataGGAAATCAAATTCGTGCATAAAAtacaatttttctcaaaagtcaaaatTTTGACTCCAAGTAAAAACTCGAATTTTAACTGTGAAAGAGTACCTTTTATGCAAAATTTATGATGGAAATacgtttaggaggcacgagagaatTGGATTAAAGCTTCGAATCGTGAATTTTTGGTCAAGATTTGAGGATGGTGGGTGTGGTGTGTGTCGTTGGCCAAAGAAGCAGACGGAGGGGGaagaagaaaaaagaaaagaaataagaaAAGGAGAAGAAAAATGGGCCCGTGTGGCTCATGGCCTTATTTTCCCGACCCGACTcgcgaatttttatatttttaaaattttaaaattttcactaaATTAATAAAAGATATATAAAATTTTTCCTTGGATTTTGATCcggttatttttataaattaaactaaaaattaaaagaaaaGGACAAATGGACAGAGTAAActaaaaatttattttattaataactcaaattacacaggttccacaactaagttctAGAAATGATGCggaaagaaagataaatttaaagcttctttgaccatccagagtaaatcaacaGAGTGTATTAAAAATATatcaaaatcacttagcattttgcgctcacgcttttgtaaatcttcGATgttgtccataagtttaaccagcGCCCTTATAACTTTtttaatgtttgaaattccatccctaggACTAGTATCTCGATAGTTAAGCTCGAAAACAAGTTTTGATAATGTGTCTTGAAATataagatcttccgcgcagtcaggatcaccgatattaaatttaaagttttcagatatttcTCGGATGATCTTTCTTTacagagttgtaaatggaaattttgacatagtgaggatttgcacaAGTTCAgaatatacttcctttctttttgagaaaaaattcggatgtattctttcctcggttgaatTCGAAAAAACTTTGATTAATTGTTTGATGAGAAATGATGCTGGATTtaagtagaagaaatctcgatctccatattttgaaataggattAGGTTTTTttactttcaatccaaaattctaattcagaaatcattgcggcCACATAATGGTTGATATGAACTTGTGAAAATTCCTTATCATTGAAGTGTggaagaaaactgacgaatgatTCTAAATCGAATTTGAGGTTTATTTATGAATcccaatacttgacaaaaatatcatccccacattcttttaacagtttgtgaagagaacaaaTTTGACCAcgtagctcttttaacagatttatttgaaatgttgagaacgggaagtctaaggaatagaggtgcctaatgaactctctatagacgtctaaccttctgctaggatttaaaaTATTTCCAGTAAACGTACCTTTTGACTTATCAATGTGTCGTTTCTCTTTTGGAACGTATTCAAGCAAGTctggatatttgaaaatagttgggtattcttcccgtatttcatcttccaaaatgaggagttcgttaagactgaaccTCCCTTTCGGatcatgaagagggtcgaatcctggttctttTGAGTAAaatttatccaaaagcaatgaaatctctaagtcagatgaagttatccggcttcttggactacaaggatcaagaattaatTCATGATGAGATTCataagggtttagatttgttttggctttataaagaaaaacttctccggtttccgaagttgtgggagagcaactgcctttcgcactttcttcgtaattGGTTAAGTTAAACTGGAATCTAAAGATATTAATACCATGATTAATATTTCGTTTTTACAGTTTTGAAAAGGggttactataatggcgactttaaatcctataccgataaACTCTCTATTTGTTAAGAATgtgtgtttcttatcaatttatctttgaaacaagtggacaGGCTGACAACGGAGagcaagtccgtgtataattttctttcttagacaccactaaaaaatctcagatatcttgacagaatcaccgattaccttaacagacagaaaatagtccccgacagcggcgctaaAAACTTACTACTactatgatatggccaaaacggacgattttatttatgcggtgtcattaggtaattgtactgaaggaccagtcggtctGACTCGTTAGGgaaccatattcattcaatggtACTGAAGGTCTAGTCGGTctgactcgttggtttgagaagcttgagtctGTTTTCCGTATCAGCGGTTGTAGAAATGCTGATAGGACAAAGTGTGTGTCTTGTAAGCTGTCTGATGGCGCTTTAACTTGGTGGCATACTTATGCTAAGTCTGTAGGTATGGACCAGGCTTTTGAGACTTCGTGGGAGGATCTGAAACGGAGGatgatcgaggagtattgtccTTATAATGAGATTCTTAAGATGGAGCGGGAACTCTAGAACTTGAAACTAGTTGGTACAGATTTAGCCAGCTATAATAGGAGATTCTTCGAGCTTGCTCTTATGTGCCTGAACATGGTTACTCCAGAACACCAAAAGATCACTTTGTATGTGAAAGGATTGACTGAGAATATTCAAAGCGGTGTGACTACTTTGAAACCAAGGACTGTCCAAGAGGCCATTGAGATGGCTAATGAGTTGATGGATCAAGTTGAACAGCGAGGAAAGCCTCCTGCATCAACTGAGACTAAGACTTATGACAACAAGAGAAAAtgaaacgacaacaacaacaacaacaacaacaataactctgggaaGAACTATAATCAGCAGCCTTATAAGAAATAAGATACTACCAAGGCCAACACTGCTTCTCCAAATACCAATTCTGATTACAAGAGAAGATTTCTGTTGTATGTTAAATGCAATAGGCATCATCCGGGAGATTGTATTAAGAAGTGTGATAAGTGTAAGAAGAATGGACACTTGGCTCCAGAGTGTAAAGCTGGTTCGAATATGTGCTATGGATGCGAAAAAGCTGGTTACTTTAAAAAGGATTGTCCGACTGGAAGTAAGAGTGCTGAACCTGCTAGAGAAAGAGATTTCAACATCAACTCTAGTGAGGCTCGTGATGATcccaagctagtcacgggtacgtttttacTCGACAATCATCATGCTTATGTACTTTTTGATTCTAGAGATGATAGgagctttgtgtctagagattaTTTCCATAATCTTAAGAATCCTGTATACTCATTAGAAAACTTGTACTCTATTGAAATTCTAATGAGTGCTGATAAGGtctatcgtgattgtactttgatttTGGTTGGAACGTCCTTTAGgatagatgtgataccgattaagctaggaagttttgacctcatagttggaatggactggttagccaaGAATAGAGCCGACATCGTTTGCCACCAGAAAGCGATTCGTATACCTGTTACCGAACATGAATCTTTGATGGTGTATGGAGAGAGGACCAATAAACCGTTAGACTTCATTAATTGTTTAAGGGCGCAGAAACACATAAGGAAGGGTTATCTTCCTATGCTGGTTCACGTGAGCAAAACTGAATCTAAAGGCATGAAACTCGAAGATGTGCCGATTCTTAGAGAATTTCCAGATGTTTTTCCAGACGAGTTACCCGGACTACCTCCGCATAGagatgtagagttccagattgacttagtgcctagAGCAGCACCTGTAGCGCGTGCACTGTATAGAATTGCACCTTTAGAattgcaagagttgtctagtcagttacaagagcttttagacaaaggattcattcgaccgagttcttcaccatggggagctcctgttctttttgtaaagaagaaagatggatcattGAGACTCTGTATCGATTATATGGAATTGaataagcttactatcaagaatagatatccgttactgaggattgatgatttgtttgatcagttgcaaggatcagtatgttactccaagatcgatctgaggtcaggttaccatcagatgagggTAAACAAGACAGATATATAGAAGATAGCATTTAGAATAAGCTATGGACATCATGAGTTCACAGATATACCGGCTGTGTTCATGTATCTCATGAAACCGGATGtgtaagccatatctggacaagtttgttattttgTTTTTTGACGTaattctggtatattctaagagcgaggaagaacatgagcaacatctccgtttTCTACTTGAGATGCTCAGTAAAAAGCAGTTGTACacgaaattttcgaagtgtgacttcTAGCTTCAAtaagtgcaatttttgggtcatatcgtaagtgtcaatggtattcaagttaaTCCTgtgaagatagaaactgttaattaAGAAATAGGAGACGCATAAGTCGCCAACGCAGATACGACAATTCTTAGGTCTTTCCGGATATTATAGAAGATTCGTTGAGGTATTTTCTACAATCgcccgaccgttaacagcattgactcacaagggtaagaagtatgtgtGGACTGAGCAACACTAGTCTGAATTTTAGTTGTTGAAACAGAAGTTGACTACTGCTCCGAATTTGTCTTTGCCCGAAGGAAATGAGGACTTCGTGATTTACTATGATGCTTCACGatagggttttggttgcgtgttaatGCAACAGAAGAAAGTGATAGCCTATGGGTCACGACAACTAAAGATACATGAACAGAATtacacgactcacgatttagaacttggtgatGTGGTCTTTGcaatgaagatgtggagacattacttgtatggtactaagttcactGTTTTCATCGATCACAAGAACTTACAGCATATTTTCGTCCAGAAACAGCTTAACATGAGGCAGAGATGTTGGAtagagctattgaatgactacgactggGAGATtttctatcatcctggcaaggctaatgtcgttgtagatgccttgagtaggaaggaaaagGCTAAACCTCTCTGAGTTAGAGCATTTAACATGACTGTCCGAAcaaaccttacttctcagatacgtcaTGCACAACTAGAGGCACTGAATGAAGGGAACATTGCTACTGAGTCACTTCAAGGAATCGGTAAGAAGTTTgttattcgagaagatggaacccgatacttcATAGATAGAATTTGGGTAAAGAGATTTGGCGGATTAAGAGAACTACTGCTAGACGAGGCACACAAGACGAgctattctattcaccctggatccgaaaAGATGTATTAAGATCTTAAGGCGCTATACTAGTCGCCTAACATGAAAGCTAACatcgctacctatgttggtaagtgcttgacttaagctaaggtcaaggctgagcatcagaaaccgtcaggactgctgacacagccagagattccccaatggaagtgggaaaatattactattgatttcattactaagttgcccaagactgtgggaggttatgatacgatttgggttatcattgatcgtctcacaaagtcagcttattttctaccgattaaagaaacaaataagatggagaagttggcaaaaTCTATATAAAGGAAGTGGTTTCCCGACATGGAGTGTCGATATCCATTATTTTCGACAGAGACAGCAGATTTACCTTTAGATTCTAGCAAGCTATGCAAGATGCCATGGGGACTCGTTTAtacatgagtacagcatatcacccacaaactgatggccaaagcgagagaaccatccaaacactagaagacatgttaagggtatgtgttattgatttagaaaatggatgggatagacatctacggTTATTAGAATTCTCCTATAACAACAAtgatcacgcaagtataaaggcagtgccttttgaagcactgtatggcaggaAGTGCAGATCTCCCGCATGTTGGACTGAGTTAagagatagtcaattgactggtcctgagatcatacacgaaacaattGAGAAGATTGCGCAGATACAAGAGAGACTGAAaatggctcgaagtcgtcaaaagagttacgccgacgttAGTAGGtgagatttagaatttcaggttggacATAAAGTTATGCTCAatgtatcaccctggaagggtgtagtacgttttggtaaaagaggcaagctaagtccgagatatattggaccatttaaggatGATGATGAACTTGAAGATGGTGTTTTTCATCATTCACATATGATGTTACCGATTTAACAGGTAGCAGGCCATATTTGTTTATATTAGAATACATTTGAAAAGTTTATGtactacatgtagtgacccgaacttttccatgtttatatatatattaaatgaaattgttattttacatgattaagtgtttccaacatgttaagcaatcaaacttgttaagacttgattaattgaaataggtttcatatagacaattgaccacccaagttgaccggtgattcacgaacgttaaaacttgtaaaaactatatgatgacatatatatggttatatatatagttaacattatattatgataagtaaacatatcattaagtatattaacaatgaactacatatgtaaaaacaagactactaacttaatgattttgaaacgagacatatatgtaacgattatcgttgtaacgacatttaatgtatatatatcatattaagagatattcgtacatcataatatcatgataatataataatttaaaatctcttttgatattataaacattgggttaacaacatttaacaagatcgttaacctaaaggttgcaaaacaacacttacatgtaacgactaacgatgacttaacgactcagtaaaaatgtatatacatgtagtgttttaatatatattcatacacttttgaaagacttcaagacacttatcagaatacttctacttaacaaaaatacttataattacatcctcgttcagtttcatcaacaattctactcgtatgcacccgtatttgtactcgtacaatacacagctttaagatgtatgtactattggtatatacactccaatgatcagctcttagcagcccatgtgagtcacctaacacatgtggaaaccattatttggcaactagcatgaaatatctcataaaattacaaaaatatgagtaatcattcatgacttatttacatgaaaacaaaattacatatccattatatctaatccatacaccaacgaccaaaaatacctacaaacactttcattcttcaattttattcatctaattgatctctctcaagttctatcttcaagttctaagtgttcttcataaattccaaaagttctagtttcataaaatcaagaatacttccaagattgcaagtttacttccaagttttctaaatccattccaagtaatcatccaagatcaagaaacctttgttacttacagtatgttatctttataatacaaggtaataatcatattcaaactttaattcaatttctataactataacaatcttatttcgagtggaaatcttacttgaaattgttttcgtgtcatgattctgcttcaagaactttcaagccatccaaggatcctttgaagctagatccatttttctcatttccagtaggtttatccaatgaacttgaggtagtaatgatgttcataacatcattcgattcatacataaaaagctgtcttattcaacgttataaacttgtaatcactagaacatagtttagttaattctaaacttgttctcaaataaagttaatccttctaactagacttttaaaatcaactaaacacatgttatatatctatatgatatgctaacttaatgatttaaaacccggaaacacgataaacaccataaaactggatatacgccgtcgtagtaaaaccgggggctgttttggttgggataattaaaagctaagaagaactttgatttaaaagctatacttctagaaaaataatttttcttatgaacatgaaactatatccaaaaatcatggttaaactcaaagtaaaagtatgtttttcaaaatggtcatcaagatgtcgttctttcgacggaaatgactacctctttcaaaaatgacttgtaacttgtatttttgactataaacttatactttttctgtttagattcataaatttaagttcaatacaaaaccttggccactggaatcactcaaaactgattagaaacgaagaaatggcgagtaaaacaagattgataaaaactactcattttacctacgtgaaagttagtaataaatctattccaaccataacctaatcaacttatattgtatattatgtaatcttgagataccatagacacgtatataatgttttgacctatcatgtcgacccatctatatatatattgcggaacaaccatagacactctatatgtgaatgttggagttagctatacaaggttgaggttgattccaaaatatatatatagtttgagttgtgatcaatactgagatacgtatacaccgggtcgtggattgattcaagataatatttatcaatttatttctgtacatctaactgtggacaactagttgtaggttactaacgaggacagctgactaaataaacttaaaacatcaaaatatattaaaagtgttgtaaatatatttcgaacatactttgatatatatgtatatattgttataggttcgtgaatcaaccagtggccaagtcttacttcccgacgaagtaaaaatctgtgaaagtgagttatagtctaacttttaaaatctaatatttttggaatgagaatacatgcaggttttataaatgatttacaaaatagacacaagtacgtgaaactacattctatggttgaattatcgaaatcgaatatgcccctttttattaagtctggtaatctaagaattagggaacagacaccctaattgacgcgaatcctaaagatagatctattggacctaacaaaccccatccaaagtaccggatgctttagtacttcaaaatttatatcatatccgaagggtgtcccggaatgatggggatattcttatatatgcatcttgttaatttcggttaccaggtgttcaccatatgatgatttttatctctatgtatgggatgtatattgaaatatgaaatcttgtggtctattgttaggatttgatatatataggttaaacctataactcaccaacatttttgttgacgtttaaagcatgtttattctcaggtgaatactaagagctttcgctgttgcatactaaaataaggacaagatttggagtccatgtttgtatgatattgtgtaaaaactgaattcaagaaacatatgtcgatgtaatatatttctattgtaaaccattatgtaatggtcgtgtgtaaacagtatattttagattatcattatttgataatctacgtaatggttttaaaacctttattgataaaataaaggttatggttgttttaaaaatgaatgcagtctttgaaaaacgtctcatatagaggtcaaaacctcgcaacgaaatcaattaatatggaacgtttataatcaatatgaacgggacatttcagttggtatccgagcgttggtcttagagaactagaattttgcattagtgtgtcttatcgagtttgttaggatgcattagtgagtctggacttcaaccgtgtttacttgaaaaatgattgcttaacaaattttgttggaaactatatatttttaacatgtgaatattatgtgatatattaatctcttaacgcatttgatattatgtgatagatgtctacctctagaacaagtcccattgactcacctaataataatgaagagtcaaatgtaaattggaatgattcgtagactgattcacaagttcctgaagaggaaccggaagaagagtcggaaccggaagaagaatcggaactggaagaagaaatagaaccagtaggggaaataataaaacagttaagtagaagaaaatcctcaaccaaccgaccaaagttaattatggtcaatggtgtttccgatgatgttatataaattatcccaatacaatttaataagacaaaagagaacaataagggaaagggcataaaaatagagaaatttgattccaaacccgatgaactttatatgtatcgtcaacacccgtatttcttaagttgtgacaataacccgggaacctctaaaccaccaggtttttctaaaccaatgtggaaaacgacggctcgtattaggggaacatcatatatccctagaaacttggcaaaacgaaccaaaaccgaagaagaagaaacgagcgagtcggaataagatagttgtattcgtgtggtgtaatatatgtaatatagtgtgcttatgctttatgatatatgtaaaaattgtttgtattaataagtatttttttttatgaatctaactcttgtctgttttacagtataaaaacacaaaatggatagacaacctaatattttaagagacctaccgggagacatgattgatgaaatcttgtctagagtcggtcagaattcctcggcacaactatttaaggcgagatcagtttgtaagacattcgaagaacgttccaagaatgccttgatttataaaaggcttttgttcgaaagatgggggatatcacattgggaaatccataagttacgatgtgtttactttgacgcatatattgcggggaacccaaatgctattttacgcaatgggttaagaaattattttgactcaatatatccgaatataggacttcgtgatttagaaaaagcggctaacatgcaacataaagaagcatgttatgcttattggttagtaatgttcgcttctcaccaaagtgagaacaagaacatcgggctacaactattaaacaaaacgttcccacaagtgacggagtcggtaattggggtaagaaataaggtttttaggttattacgagactgttggtcattacgtaaccttcatccttttgaagacgttacaacacattgtcttactatcggtcacaacggttatgttccacaaaaccaaggatgggaagtggtattagtaaaaccaaaatgcatgaattgtttctggacgtatgaattacgtgtctttatttcctttgctgaacgccttatttattaactagaattatcttcgcaactactttgtatcaaagttttatgtgctatatttcatgctatatgtattaaaaaaaaaagcggtattgtaagtttgcaagttattgtataaaggtttgaatatgatttttttttttttgtgattagtttttcatatagaattgtagtagttgaaatggtatgttagctactaagtatgaacttaacgggtaggtactacccgaattaaagagtacaaaacgctaatatgaagaaagagcttttataaataagttcatattacgctacgaaatactattgactactcttggtattctatatgattaactcgtttcatttaactattttgaaggaaatggcaccgactactcgacacaccttgaatatgagcgaagagaaatttcgtgcctttcttgcttcaaaaatagccgcagtacaggctgcgctacataccaacaataaccttggatctagcagtacaggaaatcgtgtaggatgcacctacaaagaattcactgcctgcaaacctttggaatttgatggaaccgaaggaccgatcggattgaaacggtggaccgagaaggtcgaatcggtgtttgccataagtaagtgtactgaagaggacaaagtgaagtacgctacgcataccttcacaggttctgcattaacatggtggaatacctatctagagcaagtaggataagatgatgcttacgcactaccgtggtcagcattcaagcacttgatgaacgagaagtaccatcccagaaccgaggtcaataagctcaagacagaacttagagggttacgaacccaaggatttgatattaccacgtacgaaagacgattcacagaattatgcctattgtgtccgggagcgttcgaagatgaggaagagaagatcgacgcgtttgtgaaaggattactggaaagaatctaagaagatataagttcacatgagccccccgccatacaacaggcatgtagaatggctcacaaactagtgaaccagatt of the Rutidosis leptorrhynchoides isolate AG116_Rl617_1_P2 chromosome 5, CSIRO_AGI_Rlap_v1, whole genome shotgun sequence genome contains:
- the LOC139849380 gene encoding uncharacterized protein, whose amino-acid sequence is MCYGCEKAGYFKKDCPTGSKSAEPARERDFNINSSEARDDPKLVTGTFLLDNHHAYVLFDSRDDRSFVSRDYFHNLKNPVYSLENLYSIEILMSADKVYRDSKNRADIVCHQKAIRIPVTEHESLMVYGERTNKPLDFINCLRAQKHIRKGYLPMLVHVSKTESKGMKLEDVPILREFPDVFPDELPGLPPHRDVEFQIDLVPRAAPVARALYRIAPLELQELSRFWLRVNATEESDSLWVTTTKDT